A part of Acomys russatus chromosome 21, mAcoRus1.1, whole genome shotgun sequence genomic DNA contains:
- the Ccn2 gene encoding CCN family member 2: MIASMPGPVSLALVLLALCTRLATSQDCSAQCQCAAEPAPHCPAGVSLVLDGCGCCRVCAKQLGELCTERDPCDPHKGLFCDFGSPANRKIGVCTAKDGAPCVFGGSVYRSGESFQSSCKYQCTCLDGAVGCVPLCSMDVRLPSPDCPFPRRVKLPGKCCEEWVCDEPKDRTAVGPALAAYRLEDTFGPDPTMMRANCLVQTTEWSACSKTCGMGISTRVTNDNTFCRLEKQSRLCMVRPCEADLEENIKKGKKCIRTPKIGKPIKFELSGCTSVKTYRAKFCGVCTDGRCCTPHRTTTLPVEFKCPDGEIMKKNMMFIKTCACHYNCPGDNDIFESLYYRKMYGDMA; the protein is encoded by the exons ATGATCGCCTCCATGCCGGGTCCCGTCAGCCTCGCCTTGGTGCTCCTTGCCCTCTGCACCCGG cTCGCCACCAGCCAGGACTGCAGCGCGCAGTGTCAGTGCGCCGCTGAACCGGCGCCGCACTGCCCCGCCGGCGTGAGCTTGGTGCTGGACGGCTGCGGCTGCTGCCGGGTCTGTGCCAAGCAGCTAGGAGAACTGTGCACCGAACGTGACCCTTGCGACCCACACAAGGGCCTCTTCTGTGATTTCGGCTCCCCCGCCAACCGCAAGATCGGAGTGTGCACCG CCAAAGATGGTGCACCCTGTGTCTTCGGTGGGTCGGTGTACCGCAGCGGCGAGTCCTTCCAAAGCAGCTGCAAATACCAATGCACTTGCCTGGACGGGGCCGTGGGTTGTGTGCCCCTGTGCAGCATGGATGTCCGCCTGCCCAGCCCTGACTGCCCCTTCCCGAGAAGGGTCAAGCTACCCGGGAAATGCTGTGAGGAGTGGGTGTGTGATGAGCCTAAGGACCGCACCGCGGTTGGCCCTGCCCTAGCCG CCTACCGACTGGAAGACACATTCGGCCCAGATCCAACTATGATGCGAGCCAACTGCCTGGTCCAGACCACAGAGTGGAGCGCCTGCTCGAAGACCTGTGGGATGGGCATCTCCACCCGGGTTACCAATGATAACACGTTCTGCAGACTGGAGAAGCAGAGTCGCCTCTGCATGGTCAGGCCTTGTGAAGCTGacctagaagaaaacattaag AAGGGAAAAAAGTGTATCCGGACCCCTAAAATCGGCAAGCCTATCAAGTTTGAGCTGTCTGGCTGCACCAGTGTGAAGACCTACCGGGCTAAGTTCTGTGGGGTGTGCACAGATGGCCGATGCTGCACGCCCCACAGAACCACCACTCTGCCAGTGGAGTTCAAATGCCCCGATGGCGAGATCATGAAAAAGAACATGATGTTCATCAAAACCTGCGCCTGTCATTACAACTGCCCTGGGGACAATGACATCTTTGAGTCCCTGTACTACCGGAAGATGTATGGGGACATGGCATAA